The region CTGTTATATCTATCAATAGAATAAAGATTTCCATTATCAGGTTTTGATTTTAACAACACCCACTTATTGATTAACATCTCAGTAAGCTTATAGGTAGAAGCCAAGCCATATGGTTGATTTTTCTCAGGAGCATCAATGCCGGTCAATCTAACCTTAAACTTTTTACCAGCTTTATTTACAACATGAACTGTATCCCCATCAACAACTCGCAGAACTTTTGCGGTAAAATCAGCTCTTAAAGAGGAAATACTTAGGATAATAATAATGACAAATGCATTCGTAAAAAAAGTTACACTTTTCATATCAACTCTCTTTTTATCAAACTTGTTATATGCTGCGAGCCTTCAGTACTTCGTCAACCAACCTATCAATCAAACACTTACCTCGGCCTATTCTTATTATAATTACCAACCATCACAAATGATGGACAAGGCAATTGAAAGCTTACCCGAATACTCAAATATAAAAAAATGTTCCACAAACAATATTACAGATGCCATTATTATTCTCAAACCAATTTTATCTTACCAAGCACAAAGTACTATTTTGTATGGTGATTTACACGTAAAAGTCTATCAATCAAAATCTAATAATGAGACAAATCCAGATAATTTTATAAAAAAAATGAAATTATCTCTATGGAAGGTTGTTAAATTTGACAAAGTTACGATGGATTATTATATAAACGAAATTTATACAGAACTTCTCAAAAAGTTAACATCAGAAATTGATAGTCTTAAAATAGATAAAAATTATCCGACGAATGGGTCTTACTGCGACTTATTAGGCACTATTAATAAATCAAATATTAATCTTAATTACTAATTTTTTTCATTTATTTGGACTCAAGTGCTCGGTAAATTTTGGTAAGCAGATACTCACCTAAAAGAAAAGAAAAGATGACTACAATAAAAGCTAATAGCCCATCAAACATGCCGTAAAAGTTAATCTTATCGCCAAAAATTAAATTAGCCCCTTGAAGCATTAGAAATTTAGAGAAAAATAATAACGCCCAGAGGCTCAAGAAATACTTTATTTTTGTCAGATAGCTTCTCTTATCACTAAAAAAATTTGATAACTTATGCTCAACATGTCTTGTTAAAACAATAAATAACTGTAAAAAAATAGCGATAAAAATAGTTACAGAAAAAGACTCTATGTAAACAGAGTTACTGAATTCTGCATATATATTTAGAATCGTCATATCTACAAGAATACAAATAATATAAACTAAAAATAACCTTTGAGAATTATTCACAATTCTTTGACCATTTTCTGCAAATTTTATTTCTTTACCAACCATTAACTTTGCTTTTTAAGTATTTTCTTGTCACTAAACATCAGGGAGTATAAAACAGGGACAACCGCTAATGTCAGGAATGTACCCACAGCCAAGCCATATGCAATAATATTAGCAAGACCATAGAAGAGTGGGTCATGAGGTATTATTAAAGTCAGCAAGCCCAAGGTTGTGGTTAATGTAGTAATTATGATAGGCCTTAATCTTTGCTTGCAGGCACTAACGATTGCATCATAAATTTTCTTACCCATCTCTCTTTCTAAATCAATTCGATCAATCAAGATAATCGCATTATTAATAATAATGCCTGCTAAGCTATAAAGGCCGAGCGTGCCCATGAACCCAAAGTTTGATCCAGAAATTAATAAGCCTAATACAGCACCGATGAAGGACAAAGGGATGGTAATTAAAATAATTAATGGTCGCCTAAATGAATTGAACTGTGCAACAAGAAGAATGATAATAAGGCCAATTACCAAAGGGACACTTGCGGAAAGTGAATCTTGTGCTTCTTTAGACTCAGTGATAACGCCATCGTATCTGATCATATGGTTAGGTGGTAAGTCCGCATTTAACTCTTCAACAATTGGATCTAATACCTCTCTAAAGTCCTGAGCCGTTACATTCATATTTTTTGCTTCAACAGAGACTGTTCTGAATAAATCCTGCCTAGCAATACGTGAAAACTGATTTTCGCCTTCAAAATCTGCTATTTGGAACAATGGCACATTGGTATTATTGCTTGATGAGTAAACATTTAATGTCCTCATCCTATCCATATTGAATCTTTCATCATCCTCAGCTCTGAAGAGAATTGGAATGATATTATCTTCTTCACGAAATTGGGTAACCTCTGAACCCTCAAAATATGCATTGAGGGATTGTGCAATATCATTTGAAGAAACACCTGCCCTTCTCGCCCTCACCTGATCTACTTTGATTAGAATTTTTAAGGTTCTGTTTTGCCAATCTGTCCTTATATCTACGGTTCCAGGGACCTCGTGCAACCTATCAACTAACTGCTGCGCCTTAGCATATATAATATTAGAGTCTGGGCCAACCACCTGAAGTTTAATTTCACTTGAATCACTTGATCCTAAAAACATCTTATTCACCCTAAAAAACATACCTGGGAATTGATCATTTAAATTATTTTTTAAATTTTCAATGGAGCTATCCTGAGCTTCAATATCTTCAATGTTAATAATAATAAAGCCCATGTTATCCGCAGCATCTTCAGGAGCAAGAGACAAAACAAATCGAGGACCACCAAAGCCAACATAGCCTGAATATGATTCAATATTTGGAAATAATTCTCTGTCATTTAAAAGCCCAAAGACCTTTTCCATTTGAAACGTCATTTCTCTTTGGGAGGTACCAGCAGGTAGTTGAGTATAAACAAGAATTTGAGGTCTGTCAGAATCGGGGAAAAAACGTTTTGGGACTTCTTTACTCGCCATAATTGAAAATATAAAAGTAGCAAACATCACAGCTAAAAATAAAAACCTGATCTTTAGAATACCTTTTAATAAAAAACCGTAACCTATGGATAGTTTATAAAAAATACCCGATGTTTCTTTTTCTTTGCTTTTTTTCTTATCAATTTTTAGGAAGTAGTAACAAAGTAGAGGTGTCAGACAAAGTCCAGCTATCCATGAGGTCAACAAGGCCATTGCAATGACTAATGAAAGCGACCTTGTGTATTCTCCTGCTGTAGATTCTGCCATCATGAGTGGCATAAAAAATAAAATAGTTGTTAGGGATGAAGTCAGTAACGGAATAGTCAGCTCTTTTCCTACCCCTTTGAGGGCCTCAATTCTGGAAATACCCCGCTCTAGTCTTTTCATAAAATCCTCGGCCACTACAATGCCATTATCAACAAGTAAGCCTAAAGCAATAATAAGGGTTGCCAAGCTCATTCTTTCTAGCTGCAGATCATAAAAATTCATTAATGCGAGTGTTATCAACATCACAGTTGGAACGATTGAGCCAACAATAAAACCAGTTCTAAATCCAAGAAAGATAATGACTGAAAAAAGGACAATGACTAATGTTTGCAAAACATTAATTGATACCCCATTGATGGTTTCCTCAACGACATCAGCCTGATAGGTAGCAATGTCTAAATGATATCCAAAGGGCATTGTTTCTTGAATTTCAGAAATTACATTTAAAACTCTTGGTGAAAATTCTAAGAGGTTATATCCATCAAGCATAGAGATGCCAAAAACAATAGCCTGTTTACCATTAAAATATGCCGTTTTGCTAGGTGGATCTACATATCCTCGTTCAATAGTTGCTATATCTCGCAGAGAAATGACGTCCTCAGTATCTGTTTTAAAGCTTGAATGTGGCACTGAAATTAATGTATCGCCTAGCTCTTCGATATCTTTATAATCACCAGTAGGCTCTAAAACAAATGATCTTGCACCCGTATCGACCTGACCTCCAGGAAGTATAATGTTTTGTGTTTTCAGTGCAGCAGAAATCTGGCTGGGATTCATTCCTAATTCTGCAAGCTTTGTTGATTCTATTTTTAAATAAATTCTTTCCTCTTGTACCCCAAATAGATCAATTTTTTTTATCCCTTTTACGCCATAAATAATATCTCTAATATGTTTTGCCATATCATGCATATCATTCATACCGAAACCATCTGAAGTTAGTGCCATTGTGATGACAGCAACATCTCCAAACTCATCATTAACATTTGGGGTAGAGGCTCCTTCAGGTAAGTCTTTTTCTGTATCCTTAACCTTATTTCGTAAATTTTGCCAAATATCTGCTAAGTTAAAATATTTATCTTCAATCTTGACATGAATGATTGAGGATCCTGTTTCTGAAATCGACGTCAGCTTCTTAATCTCTGGAATCTTACGAATATTTTCTTCTAATTTTTTGGTGATTAGAAGCTCTATTCTTTGTGGAGACATGCCTGGAAATTTGGTTGTAACA is a window of Methylophilales bacterium DNA encoding:
- a CDS encoding thermonuclease family protein; protein product: MKSVTFFTNAFVIIIILSISSLRADFTAKVLRVVDGDTVHVVNKAGKKFKVRLTGIDAPEKNQPYGLASTYKLTEMLINKWVLLKSKPDNGNLYSIDRYNRVLAKVILDGRDINLAQVSNGYAWHFKRYQKQQSSLDRKTYNEAEFNAKKNELGLWGEKKPIAPWKWRKIKK
- a CDS encoding efflux RND transporter permease subunit; translation: MNISELAFKYQKIFLFIVLSLMVYGGISYFTLPSQEDPNIVNREAIVTTKFPGMSPQRIELLITKKLEENIRKIPEIKKLTSISETGSSIIHVKIEDKYFNLADIWQNLRNKVKDTEKDLPEGASTPNVNDEFGDVAVITMALTSDGFGMNDMHDMAKHIRDIIYGVKGIKKIDLFGVQEERIYLKIESTKLAELGMNPSQISAALKTQNIILPGGQVDTGARSFVLEPTGDYKDIEELGDTLISVPHSSFKTDTEDVISLRDIATIERGYVDPPSKTAYFNGKQAIVFGISMLDGYNLLEFSPRVLNVISEIQETMPFGYHLDIATYQADVVEETINGVSINVLQTLVIVLFSVIIFLGFRTGFIVGSIVPTVMLITLALMNFYDLQLERMSLATLIIALGLLVDNGIVVAEDFMKRLERGISRIEALKGVGKELTIPLLTSSLTTILFFMPLMMAESTAGEYTRSLSLVIAMALLTSWIAGLCLTPLLCYYFLKIDKKKSKEKETSGIFYKLSIGYGFLLKGILKIRFLFLAVMFATFIFSIMASKEVPKRFFPDSDRPQILVYTQLPAGTSQREMTFQMEKVFGLLNDRELFPNIESYSGYVGFGGPRFVLSLAPEDAADNMGFIIINIEDIEAQDSSIENLKNNLNDQFPGMFFRVNKMFLGSSDSSEIKLQVVGPDSNIIYAKAQQLVDRLHEVPGTVDIRTDWQNRTLKILIKVDQVRARRAGVSSNDIAQSLNAYFEGSEVTQFREEDNIIPILFRAEDDERFNMDRMRTLNVYSSSNNTNVPLFQIADFEGENQFSRIARQDLFRTVSVEAKNMNVTAQDFREVLDPIVEELNADLPPNHMIRYDGVITESKEAQDSLSASVPLVIGLIIILLVAQFNSFRRPLIILITIPLSFIGAVLGLLISGSNFGFMGTLGLYSLAGIIINNAIILIDRIDLEREMGKKIYDAIVSACKQRLRPIIITTLTTTLGLLTLIIPHDPLFYGLANIIAYGLAVGTFLTLAVVPVLYSLMFSDKKILKKQS